The Opisthocomus hoazin isolate bOpiHoa1 chromosome W, bOpiHoa1.hap1, whole genome shotgun sequence genome includes a region encoding these proteins:
- the LOC142365525 gene encoding LOW QUALITY PROTEIN: small ribosomal subunit protein uS12-like (The sequence of the model RefSeq protein was modified relative to this genomic sequence to represent the inferred CDS: substituted 1 base at 1 genomic stop codon), translating to MTMTSDVFDKRSERKCRGLRTARKLRSHRRDQKWHDKXYKKAHLGTALKANPFGGASHAKGIVLEKVGVEAKQPNSAIRKCVRVQLIKNGKKITAFVPNDGCLNFIEENDEVLVAAFGRKGHAVGDIPGVRFKVVKVANVSLLALYKGKKERPRS from the exons ATGACGATGACTTCAGATGTGTTTGACAAGAGGTCGGAAA GGAAGTGCCGTGGGCTCCGTACCGCTCGGAAACTCCGCAGCCACCGCCGCGATCAGAAATGGCACGACAAATAGTATAAGAAGGCCCACTTGGGTACTGCGCTGAAGGCCAATCCCTTCGGCGGTGCTTCTCATGCAAAGGGAATTGTTCTGGAAAAAGT TGGAGTAGAAGCTAAGCAGCCTAACTCTGCCATCAGGAAATGTGTCAGAGTCCAGCTGATCAAGAATGgcaaaaaaataacagcttttgtTCCCAATGATGGTTGCCTGAACTTCATTGAG GAAAATGATGAAGTTCTGGTTGCTGCTTTTGGTCGGAAGGGTCATGCTGTTGGTGACATTCCTGGAGTTCGCTTCAAGGTTGTCAAAGTAGCCAATGTTTCTCTGTTGGCCTTAtacaagggcaagaaggagagaCCAAGATCATAA